One genomic segment of Natranaeroarchaeum aerophilus includes these proteins:
- the proC gene encoding pyrroline-5-carboxylate reductase, whose amino-acid sequence MTDVSIIGCGNMGSALIRGLADSDAHRVTAIDVDSDALAAVEAYSDWTTEDIDAAAESDVVIIAVKPDVVGAILDELELSPDHTLVTFAAGVSTDFVAGRTPATVVRVMPNLAAATGNMAAAVTRDTVTDEVREILAAVGEFAEIDESRMDIATAVNGSGPAFVYYLIQGMKQAGIEGGLDPEQAETLAAQTFKGAAETALRSEDSLDDMIDAVCSPNGTTIEGMELLWDSDVHEELGAAVAAAEERSGELAEEATEDA is encoded by the coding sequence ATGACTGACGTGAGTATTATCGGCTGCGGAAACATGGGGAGTGCCCTCATCAGGGGGCTCGCCGACTCCGACGCCCACCGCGTGACGGCCATCGACGTCGATTCCGACGCGCTGGCTGCGGTCGAGGCGTACAGCGACTGGACGACCGAGGACATCGACGCGGCGGCCGAATCGGACGTCGTGATTATCGCGGTCAAGCCGGACGTCGTGGGGGCGATTCTCGACGAACTCGAACTCTCTCCGGACCACACGCTCGTGACATTCGCTGCGGGTGTGTCGACGGATTTCGTCGCGGGACGAACGCCCGCCACCGTCGTTCGCGTGATGCCAAACCTCGCTGCAGCGACCGGGAATATGGCGGCCGCGGTCACCAGGGATACCGTCACCGACGAAGTCCGGGAAATCCTCGCGGCTGTCGGCGAGTTCGCCGAAATCGACGAGTCGAGGATGGATATCGCCACTGCAGTCAACGGCAGCGGCCCCGCGTTCGTCTACTATCTTATACAGGGGATGAAACAGGCCGGGATCGAGGGGGGACTCGACCCCGAACAGGCCGAGACGCTCGCCGCACAGACGTTCAAGGGCGCGGCCGAAACCGCACTGCGCTCCGAGGACTCGCTCGACGACATGATTGACGCGGTCTGCTCGCCGAACGGAACGACGATCGAGGGAATGGAACTGCTCTGGGACAGCGACGTCCACGAGGAACTCGGGGCGGCTGTCGCCG